GTTAAATATGATGAATAAGATGGATTTATTGTTAagtgtggagtttcaagacattatgggtggaaaatactacattaaagatgctcaacacacgttgTTTATGCTCTGTAACGCAAGTTTGAAACTTTAAGATGCATTTTCATCATGATTTATTCACTTTTTCGAAAACCTTTCCAAAATATAAATTGTAGacatttctcttagctttccatagttttgaatcgtccaattttaagttatatatagagagagagttaTGACCAAAATACGATGAGTTGGCGCTGTAGGCTGTTCGAAGCGAGTTTCAGTCTTGTTCTGTACAATTAGCGCCCCAACGTTATAAAGTTACGCTGTCGAAGTCAGAGAGTAGAGTTCAGGAAGTGTGAAATAGTGCCCTAGTGCTATAAAGTTGCATTGCAGCACTATGATCCTTACAATTTTCGTAAAAAGCAAGAAAATGACAGTTTTATGGGGGTAAGAAGTTCTTTTCACATAGAATCTCTAGGGTTACTACAAAATCTTAATTTTGAGCGATTCAAATTACTTTTGGTAGCGGGAAACCAAGGGGAGCTTGGAGATCAAGATTGGGGAATTCTTAAagagtttttcttcttttcttcttttatttcactttctatattattttctgAATCAATGGATGTTATGAATCtagttatgaactaattttattttatagGGTTTTAATGTAGTCTTTTGATACTCTATTATTAGTCAATGCAAGCTTTATGATTTGGTCTTCATAATtgtgatctattcaatttgtgtttaatgcttgtgaatgcttgatcaccatctgcatgatttatatgatattaattcaaaatctgagaagtgaaaGTTAAATATGCTATAATTATTTAGAGACAAATTTTGATATTGAACAAGAGTACCTGTATGGTTTATGTAGTATTTAGGTTTCTATGTTTAATGCTTGCTCTAGGTTGAAGCttatcacagagatgtaaaaATTTTACATATAggttgagatatatatatatggaaaagttCTTAATGGTTATTACCCACACATGGGTACCTAGATAAATGTGAAAATATGCTGACATGGCATATAGGTGACTTGGTACATCAAGTTACCAACAAGtaaagattcttttttttttggcatagattcttttttttttttgcattaatttcgaaattggttttttttttgggtCATTAGGAATGGTGATTCCAACCAATAAGAGATAAGCTCTATTTtcaagttttgaattaatttaaaattttaaaaattagggtttcataataaatgcacactcatttcttaaactctctattcttcttcttcttcttcttcttcttcattcaaagtaaaaaaataaacataaaaaaattagaatttcaCCATGATTTTCGTGAGCAagtgaaggagagaaagaagaaaaaaaagcgtGTGAGGAAAAAatagaaagggagagagagaaaacgcATGGGAGTAGAGGGGAAGGGGATGAAGAATAAAAGAAGTAGATCTAAGGATTTAGAAGGAAGGGTTGGAAAGAAGAGACAAATTTTTTATGATAACTCATTGTCTCCTAATCGAATCAGGTCAAAATTGCTTTTAGATTGCGCTCGTCGGTAtagatctcctatgaaaagtttgGAGTCGTCCTCTTCAATGTTCGAAAGTAGAACTCGGCGTTGTCTTCATAGTGAATCTTATTGTTCTTTTTGTAAGGTAATATCttcatatctatatatgtgtctatgattgagatctcattttatgtttatgttagaacacttcgattatatttttctaaaatattttttccATTTAAAAATTAGGAATACGAAAACCATGTATGTGTAGATGAGGTAGACCGTGATGTTCCTATCCCACCATGGAGTTTTGTCATActtgatgaagatggtgatgcaatgaccattaatataccatcagatgtaaacaaagggaaccttcaaattccagaccatgtaaaatgtgtatgtattatttttttttattattattattttaattatttttgaaattttatattagtttattttttactgGTTGGGGTGGCAAAAGTAAATGCTTTGCTCACAATGGTTGttggtttgcaaaatattttggttacaaaGATCCTTGAATCTAGAGATAGGTTAAATGGTTCAAATAATATTATCCATTAACTTCGTCGTCGTCTGGTTGGTATAtcttaattaatttccaaatttTATAGTATGAAACATTATCTGGTTGGTATATGTTtatctaattttatttatttatttattgttttgtacaACAACTATGTGAAGCATCTCAAATATCTGAAGACCATAGTCAAGATATCATTGATAGTAGcaatgtgttgacgccgtttttcgtcaacagtgaaagaagagcacataaataacaaacagtaatgaccaattaaaaaataacaacacaaaacacgatttttacatggttcagcagttaaatctgcctagtccacgagtctctgttattaaactcaagattatctctgaaaattcttaagcatgaattcttcagagttttctctcaaggttcagaatttcggtcctttacaatggtgcacaacttctctatttatagagaaagatgcagaatactatcccacatactttgggtagttactctttttgtgtaaataaattaaatggctttaaatgccttcaatccgatataaaaggaaacgtcctctgaagaccagggggcatataactaatcgaataatatcccatgattttatgggatttacaataataaatccAGAGCacgccccttataaacaacacttatagatattcaaagtcattatcatatatctccaaggccttaatctcccagatttctcatcagctttcgagctaatgacatctcccgaggtcacatggcttcgagatcgtacgtatgtcaggctcggagtccctgatccgaggtcattcctgaggatagaggcgtctcgggagctacctttcgagatcgtgaacgtttcgaggccaccacattcgaggtcgtctcgagtcttgcaggctcgatatttaatcctagAGCATATACTTCGAACTTTACGGGTTCATTCGCTgcaaatccagctttcgaggtcacatttaacatggctcgaaatctgggtataacatcttgccccctcaaaagtatttgttcgaatcctaagagaaggaaacttttgaactactttcttcgagaaccgtaccgtcatattcctgaaaatggacacgcgtcagttgggcaTTGCTCACTTAtgatacttgagtaccttggaaacatgcccacgatcattcgtctgccacctttttggTACCATCTTATCAGTAatccccatccgttggatcttgcaaggatttcattcaacgccccagattaatcccctttttccatctatatatataagaccccattcatcatcttcttttttattttcgttcaTCAGGAGCAAGAAATggacgaaaccagaggccatctTAGAAAACTTCTATctcgtgcatgttctctcagcctaAAAAGCAAAGAACCtccggtttgttcgagtccgtgagttcatatttgcagcctctccttcagtcagcaatttctctgcaatcgccattattgtgtaagtgtgcaatctttgttttccctttttCCAGTTTTTGTTCGTACTGTTCTTGCTATGtctttgaatgtactagtttattttcttagcatAATACGTTAGGGGATttttatccgataggctcttatgttttttttttagatttccatactgaatttacatcactggttcatacccagttttgatgtttgagcaagattcctgttttctgggttttaaaattttaagagacgtttcttgtacaccaagatttcgggtaaaaaaccttGGCTTTGaaaaatgcacgaaacccaagcctgccttttctggttatccgctactctttttcccctgattttcgggattttcaaaaaattatccactctcctccctttctcgtggaacgcacgtcctgactctttaataagggtcttaatatatgGCTTGTCTTGTTCCTAGACTCTGAGCTCGTCTTATCGAACTCGTAATTCTtgtatgcatggccctcaccattttttctttcttgctagatgtcacagaatctggaaagatggtgggggtcgttgctggcaatcccttacgagccaaaaaccccgagcccagaatcgctgttcgctcggaatcaacgtcagatacgggagtacgagcttgcgcgcgagcaggaggatattcgagctcattatcgccgccaaatagacgaggtcatagagaagaagaggagaattctttgggaggctctttatccagagtccaactcagggcctaggccgattcccctcgaccctgcactaaaggtcactgtcgcattctatccaggagaacttcaattttcactaatgggggaaccttcttcctcacagccgaggaaagaaatgttcgaggccgagcactattggagctcggttacctcgactagtcagataactgacatcttggcccaccatggcctcagcttgtctggttctttgaagtgtcgagctctggccgaccacgaacgaagctgtttcgcccctgggggccgcaaCGCCAAACTGAAATACgtggcatggagccaggaacacatgagggcgggggcactgttgcctttgaagtcttttttcaaggacttcacggatttcgttgggttggctccgttccagctcagcaccaattcttacagggtgctgtctgccctgaggtcgctataccacgagctctcgtgggaagggccttcgcctcaagagattttatatctctttttttttttctgaaaagcaacccctctcgagctcggggaggagatggattttattatctttcgagctatcccaaagagaagaaggtctttgaagatcttcccaatcatccgcctgatttcaaaaaggccttcttctggacagacggtctgtccccgtctcgacactactcgttcaggtggattcgtaagtattcccgtTATCTTTATCTCTatgctcgagattttagctcttagatccgtacttagttgaaaggTATCTTGCTTTTCAGccaactttcagcgtcccactcctgacgagacaatgaagggacataaggagaccctgctccaactccctcatggtaggaggtctctcctgtaccttttacatgaggataagctccaaaaatgcggacttttgggggagggccagtctacctctgactggtccaataaaaagtatgaacactgggagcaggtgctgCTGCCCACATgcgtcctccctccgaggagagaggtgaggtcccaacttccagttcgcataaggagtccgccatcggggaacgaggctaatgacgaagcctcgagctcagactcggatgaaggtaaagccctccatacttcgagaatgtggtcccccaccttactgaGGCATAAGcacaataggttagtctcatgcccacatgatagataccacttctacatatggagttgggtagacgactgtgtccataggtttgatagtgggctcgggaagtatgacaccatgtatacttcggacgaggtgtggaacgggatagctgtccaatacgggaccaatgattatagggacctttcgaggttatcacccacctatagggaaggtactccccctgcttcttctgaagatgggggaatttcatggtccccgagctctagttcggggaagagttctagttaggtcttttcttcacttggttttttttttttttttttcattttccaagcttattatcatttTGTCTAACtccgattggaactgtgcaggtgccatggactccgacctcgacgctgtGCTTTTTAGCGATGAGGGATCCggagctcagaagagtaaacGTCCGAGAATCCCGCGGAGGTCTGACCGACCACTCAAGATCCCCAGATGCCACGAGAAGACCCCAACGGCCCAGACTACTACGAGCACAACCGAGGAACTGAttgtccaggttgatgcgtctggctcAACTGCGCCCATCTCGCTTCCTCCAACCgatactcaaataacagtcggtcggcccccgaagaaaccttctgtctccaaggttcagctgccgacggcccgacctcatattgaggagttcgtgcttgatggcgccgctaggacccaaggggctgtgctcagctcggatgtcctctctcgagtgggtcagagcttttcaggcttcgacgccgaccattgggaccttatgcacaaggcctcggactgcaatactctttatgataagagtatcgaactcactgccgcggtagccttcgcaactctcctttaagtGTTTGTGCCTCAGCTCACGATTTAATtcgttctttgtatttcaggcccttgtcgtttcagcacagcttaactataagctgatcaacgaggtgcacacgagcatgtctctggcccaaaagtcaaaggatctccagcttaagatggctgacgaactcaaagactcgaagtccgaacttgaaaaaatgaagacccgtctcgtggagctggagaagacgaatgccgagcttgaacaggcgaagactcgtcttgagaaggctaatgctaagctcaaagaggagaaatctgctaccttcgacatcatggagagcgagaaggcccgcctcctggacgagtttaaagagcagaaggagaaagcggtcgatcaagccatgtacaaaatttgggttgataatgccgacctcgacaccagtttcctgggtcctctcgaggccaagtatgttgagcggtggaatgctcgtcttgaggcaagtgaagctgctcgagaggctgctcagaaggatagtcatgctattcgtcctggggggtccggtgctactgatgctgagaaggccaaggagactcctccttcttaaatctgatctcgaggaaatcacttattggggctgcgtccccttatttttgtaactattttaatttatgcccatggggctgatacaatttcttttaacattgacttttatatgctttacatttcttggctcgaaatattttgcacattttatatggatgaatcatttatgtttatttattcatacaaacatattgtggatttaggctcgaaactcgatgcattcatgcatagtttgttcaaattatccgctcccgacctcgttattcatcaaagtcggatgttactttaaccatgaactcgaaagtacttatatggtatgtaacgtgaatggtttggttatatcttttttttttgcttagttactttttctcgtccttggTTTTtattccaaggttaagagtttgaaactatttttctttaagatattccagcctcgatctcgacttatcctgaagtaggtttaggttcctacttatcgtcgattagtttttgggctggtttgttccaaacctgttaagtttgcacatctggttaactccaaacgttttctgtttttgataattcgattatgtccgaactatctaagctcacgcatctggttatatccaaatacttcatgtttttgataattcggttatgtccgaactatctaagctcgcgtatctggttatatccaaatacttaatgtttttgataattcagttatgtccgaactatctaagctcacgcatctggttatatccaaatacttcatgtttttgataattcggttatgtccgaactatctaagctcgcgtatctggttatatccaaatactttgtttttgataattcggttatgtccgaactatctaaactcgcgtatctggttatatccaaatactttatatattttttattttttaagctgatggtatatataccaatgatgcccccttaatatcctatgagtgtgaccattggttattaaattaagagagattgcaaaaataaaaaataaaaagagataatatactgaatgaaataaatctttatttcaTGGAAATCAAAAAGCAAgcaaactaatacaaatagaaactcatggttataggcaacacttttcctacactactga
The genomic region above belongs to Humulus lupulus chromosome 1, drHumLupu1.1, whole genome shotgun sequence and contains:
- the LOC133831508 gene encoding uncharacterized protein LOC133831508 gives rise to the protein MWSPTLLRHKHNRLVSCPHDRYHFYIWSWVDDCVHRFDSGLGKYDTMYTSDEVWNGIAVQYGTNDYRDLSRLSPTYREGTPPASSEDGGISWSPSSSSGKSSSAMDSDLDAVLFSDEGSGAQKSKRPRIPRRSDRPLKIPRCHEKTPTAQTTTSTTEELIVQVDASGSTAPISLPPTDTQITVGRPPKKPSVSKVQLPTARPHIEEFVLDGAARTQGAVLSSDVLSRVGQSFSGFDADHWDLMHKASDCNTLYDKSIELTAAVAFATLL